The Acidobacteriota bacterium genome includes the window TCACCTTTGCTGCCTGGTTTATGGTGGTTATCCTTCCCTTTCTATCAAGGGAGATTACCCCTGCGGTTATCGTCTCGAGCAGTGCTTCAATATACTGTTTCCGAGAGATGAGCTCTTTTGTCGCTCGTCTAAGTTCGAGGTTGGAACGCTCTAACCTCTCCTTGCTTTGCTTGAGCTCCTCCGTCATCTGGTTGAAGGAGTTGACCAAGATGCCGATCTCATCTGTGGTATCCACCTGTACTTTATAATCGAGGTTTCCCGCCGAAACCTCTTTTGTCCCCTCTGCCAATTTCTGGATGGGAACGGTTATCCCTTTAGAGATCCTGAGCCCAAGCCAGACAGCGGAGAAGATGATAAGCAGGGTGATCATCAGGATGAGAAGGAGGAAGTAAGCCTTTATGTATCCCTTTTGTGCCTTCGCCTGAGAGTAGTTCTCGTAGTAATTTTTTATCCGTTCGGTGGTAAACGCCCATTTAGGATCGACAAAGTAACCCACTACTACCCCACCAACTGCCTTCCCCTTGGGAGAAAGGATGGGAACGCCGCTTCTTATAAGCATTCCTTTACCGAGGGGGGTCCTCAAGGAGAACTCTTCGCCAGAGAAAAGTTTGGTTAAATATGGTTGGGGAAGATCGTCGATGAGAGCCAAGGGGATCCGTGGATTTACATAGGTGGGAAAGAGCCTCTCTTTCTTACCGTATATCTCCAGTAGGTCGAGGTGATATTCGGCGAGCTTCGGCTTTGCGACCCGCTCCTCGAGCCAAAACCTCTTGTTTAGGAGCTCCTCGCTCTCTATATATCGAGCAAGTTCTCGGGCGAAACTATGCGCCAGTTTCTCTCGCTCCCGATAGAACTCATCGGCTATGGTGAGGGAGGTTTTCGTAATGATATCCACCGGCATGCTAAAGGAGCGATCTATACTGGTGAGAATGAGGTTGCTCGCCCCGATAAAGATGATGGCGGTGGGTATGAGGGAGAACCCGATGAAGGCGATAACCAGTTTGGTCTTGAACTTCGAGCCAAGTACCCCCTTTTTCCGTTCGAGATAGAGCTTGATGATGTCCCTTAAGAGGACGAAGAGGATGACGAATACCAAGATGATGTTGATGTTGAGAATGGCGTAGAGGAGGAAGGGATTGGTGATGTCCACTGTAGCAGGACCAGTAGACCGTTTGAGGAGGTATTCCAAAGAGATGAGAATGCCGAGAAAGATGAGAAAGCTGAGGAGTATCAGTCGCCGGTTTCTTCTTCGCCTTTTTTCATCCTCAAGCTCGCTCATTTGAGAGTTCCCTTGAAGAAGAATGAGCGGCTTTTTCTCCAAAAGGTGGAGATATTCCAGGGTATAACGAAGAACCTTATCTTGGTCTTAAGGTCAGCCTTCACCTGGATATAATACCTTTCCCCGGGGGTAAGGGAAGAGGTGGAGAATACCTTCTCCTCAGGCACAGTGCACATAAATCTCTTCGCCTTTGAGAGCTCATCGGTAATGGAGAAGGCAGTAATAGTCCCATTCACCTGACGGGTTAGGGTAAACTGCTTGGTTAAACTGTTATATTTTGCGCTCGTTGTTATAACGGAGCGTTTGATCGTTTTTGCAGGGAAGAGGAAGCGTGGCTTTTTGAGTTCCACCACATAGTCGAAATTAATCCTTATCCCCGAAAGAAGCTCTTGCTCCGTATCTCTCCCAAATCCATCCTTCAGGTTAAAGGAGACGACAAAATCACCCCTCTCCACCCGGAACCTAAGATCGGCTATCTTCGGGTCGCTTTTTCCTCCAGGGAGAAACACAAAGAGAAAAATCGCAACAAGAGTTACCCTTCCCCTCATCGTTCACCGCTTAATACCAATTTAAGCAAAATATAAGGGGAAAGTAAAGGATAAAATTATTTGATTGGGTTATTCAGTAGAGGGAGCTTTTTCAGGAAGGAAACCTTCCGACGCCGGTTGGATAAGAGGCAGGGGTAGGGTTATTTCCTCCCAGCTTTCTCTCTCCCTCAATATCTTCTGGACCAGACGGAGATGGAGTGAGTGTCCTGCTCTAAAGGCGACGATATGACCCAGGATAGGGGCGCCGAGGAAGGCAAGGTCCCCTATCGCATCGAGGATCTTATGACGGACGAACTCGTCGGGAAAGCGAAGCTTCTGATTGAGGATGGAATCATCGCCGATAATGATCGCATTATCAAGTGAGCCCCCGCGGGCAAGCCCCTTTCTTCTCAATAGCTCTACCTCCTTCAAGAAACCAAATGTCCTCGACGGAGCTATTTCTTCGACGAAATTCTTCGGCGTGATGGGCAAGGAGAGGAATTGGCGTCTCACTAAAGGATGTTCAAATTCAATAAGGTAAGAGATCTTAAAGCTATCAGCTGGATAGACAGCGATACTTCTTCCCTCTTCGTCCACCCTAATGGGTTTTTTTATCTGGATATATCGCCTCGGGACAGAAAGTCTCTTGAACCCAGCTTGATGGAGAAGCCAGATGAAAGGTGCTGCTGAGCCATCCATTATCGGCACCTCACAGCTGGTGAGCTCTATAACGATGTTATCCACTCCAAGGGCATAGAGGGCACCAAGTAGATGTTCCACGGTAGATATTTGAACATCACCCTTCACAATGGAGGTAGCATGCCAGCTATCAGCAATATATTCCTCTTTTAGGGGGATTATAAGACCACCGAGGTCTACTCGCTTGAATAGAATCCCGCTTCTTGCCGGTGCCGGTTTTAGGGTAAGATTGACCTCCTGCCCTGAGTGGAGACCTATTCCCGAGCACCTTATTTCCCGCTTAATGGTCCGCTCTCTAATCATCCCTTCCCTTAAATGAAGAGAAGCAAATATTATGCCAATTTTTTAGTTCGGCATTATTCCTCAAAGTTCATTACTTATCAATAAATTGAAATGGTGATCTTCTACCCTCGCTATTCATTACCTCCACATCTGTGTCATTTTTGCCACACATCTCAACCCCTTACCTGTTGCAGAAAAAACACACCCTTACTTTCATTGACAGAGTAGAAAACTAATACTACAATAAAAGTTCATTAAAATGCAAATGATTAATCTAAACCTATGAAGCGAATCTTGGTAGTAACATCCGATGTGCCCTTTGTCTTCGGCGGACACCGGGTGATAGCTTATTCTTTGGTAAATGCTCTCCGAAGAGAAGGACATGCTGCTGATATCCTCCTCACTCCACAGAACCGGTTTGGGAGGCAGTTTTCCGCCTACATCGCCACCAGATTGACAGATGTGGAAGTGGGGGGAGATGGGAGGAGGATCGATCAGGTGATATCCCTTCGTTTTCCCTCTTATGCTGTTCGCCATCCCGCTCATATCTGCTGGCTTAACCATCGAATGCGGGAGTACTACGACCTTTGGGAGGCTTTTTCCGCTGAACTATCCTTCAGAGCGCGTCTTAAGGAGCGGGCGAGAAGATGGTTCATCCATAGATTGGATCGTCGCTTTCTGGGGAAGCTGACCAAACTCTATGCTCAGTCCGAGACGATAAGGAAAAGACTGGAGCAATTCGGGGGGATAGAAAGTGAGGTTCTCTATCCACCACCCCCATTTACCGGTTATCGCACCGACGATTATCAGAACTTCATCTTCACTGCGGGACGGCTTCATCCACTTAAGAGGGTGCGTCTTCTTATCGAGGCTCTCGCCTATACGGCGAGGAGTGATGTCAAATGTCTCATCGCCGGGGATGGCCCGGAGCGAGAGGAGCTTTTTGCCTTGGTGAGGGAGCTTGGACTTGAACGGAGAG containing:
- a CDS encoding HAMP domain-containing protein; protein product: MSELEDEKRRRRNRRLILLSFLIFLGILISLEYLLKRSTGPATVDITNPFLLYAILNINIILVFVILFVLLRDIIKLYLERKKGVLGSKFKTKLVIAFIGFSLIPTAIIFIGASNLILTSIDRSFSMPVDIITKTSLTIADEFYREREKLAHSFARELARYIESEELLNKRFWLEERVAKPKLAEYHLDLLEIYGKKERLFPTYVNPRIPLALIDDLPQPYLTKLFSGEEFSLRTPLGKGMLIRSGVPILSPKGKAVGGVVVGYFVDPKWAFTTERIKNYYENYSQAKAQKGYIKAYFLLLILMITLLIIFSAVWLGLRISKGITVPIQKLAEGTKEVSAGNLDYKVQVDTTDEIGILVNSFNQMTEELKQSKERLERSNLELRRATKELISRKQYIEALLETITAGVISLDRKGRITTINQAAKVILGLEERKPENAFFSEVFSEERYHELKKLIEEGRKQNEGGISRELTLATDEGVKKLSVNLITLREKEKHPLGMVLVIDDLTKLIKAQKVAAWREVARRIAHEIKNPLTPIQLSAQRLRKRFKGKDSEEARIIEECTKTIIEEAGTLKLLVDEFSRFARMPEVTLKNSDLNRMVKQIVTLYKEANGKVQFDLILDERLPRIPLDEEQMKRVLINLIDNAIEAMKGSGRITIATSYNREKKQVELSVADTGPGIDPADKEKLFLPYFSTKPKGTGLGLAIVDRIVSDHHGYIRVRDNEPQGAVFVIELPRG
- a CDS encoding DUF4390 domain-containing protein; the encoded protein is MRGRVTLVAIFLFVFLPGGKSDPKIADLRFRVERGDFVVSFNLKDGFGRDTEQELLSGIRINFDYVVELKKPRFLFPAKTIKRSVITTSAKYNSLTKQFTLTRQVNGTITAFSITDELSKAKRFMCTVPEEKVFSTSSLTPGERYYIQVKADLKTKIRFFVIPWNISTFWRKSRSFFFKGTLK
- a CDS encoding UDP-3-O-acyl-N-acetylglucosamine deacetylase encodes the protein MIRERTIKREIRCSGIGLHSGQEVNLTLKPAPARSGILFKRVDLGGLIIPLKEEYIADSWHATSIVKGDVQISTVEHLLGALYALGVDNIVIELTSCEVPIMDGSAAPFIWLLHQAGFKRLSVPRRYIQIKKPIRVDEEGRSIAVYPADSFKISYLIEFEHPLVRRQFLSLPITPKNFVEEIAPSRTFGFLKEVELLRRKGLARGGSLDNAIIIGDDSILNQKLRFPDEFVRHKILDAIGDLAFLGAPILGHIVAFRAGHSLHLRLVQKILRERESWEEITLPLPLIQPASEGFLPEKAPSTE
- a CDS encoding glycosyltransferase family 4 protein; protein product: MKRILVVTSDVPFVFGGHRVIAYSLVNALRREGHAADILLTPQNRFGRQFSAYIATRLTDVEVGGDGRRIDQVISLRFPSYAVRHPAHICWLNHRMREYYDLWEAFSAELSFRARLKERARRWFIHRLDRRFLGKLTKLYAQSETIRKRLEQFGGIESEVLYPPPPFTGYRTDDYQNFIFTAGRLHPLKRVRLLIEALAYTARSDVKCLIAGDGPEREELFALVRELGLERRVRFLGLVNEQELIKLYATCRVVFYGPYHEDYGLVTIEALRSRKPVITLEDSGGPTELIKDGESGFILPPDPKEIARKIDLLSEDKELAITMGIKGYEDTAHITWEEALKKLVIV